From the genome of Salvelinus alpinus chromosome 19, SLU_Salpinus.1, whole genome shotgun sequence, one region includes:
- the LOC139546000 gene encoding uncharacterized protein, with translation MPLPHPDALTSPRCPYLCQMPLPQPDALTSPRCPYLCQMPLPQPDALTSPRCPYLTQMPLSHPDALTSPRCPYLTQMPSPLPDALTSPRCPYLCQMPLPQPDALTSPRCPYLTQMPLSHPDALTSPRCPYLTQMPLPLPDALTSPRCPYLTQMPLPLPDALTSARCPYLTQMPLPHPDALISPRCPYLTQMPLPHPDALISPRCPYLTQMPLPHPDALTSARCPYLCQMPLPLPDALTSPRCPYLTQMPLTLPDALNSARCPYLTQMPLPHPDALTSARCPYLCQMPLPHPDALTSPRCPYLTQMPLPHPDALTSPRCPYLTQMPLPHPDALTSPRCPYICQIPLPHPDALTSAICPYLCHMPLPLPEALTSAICPYLTQMPLPLPYALTSPRCPTSPRCP, from the coding sequence ATGCCCTTACCTCACCCAGATGCCCTTACCTCACCCAGATGCCCTTACCTCTGCCAGATGCCCTTACCTCAGCCAGATGCCCTTACCTCACCCAGATGCCCTTACCTCTGCCAGATGCCCTTACCTCAGCCAGATGCCCTTACCTCACCCAGATGCCCTTACCTCACCCAGATGCCCTTATCTCACCCAGATGCCCTTACCTCACCCAGATGCCCTTACCTCACCCAGATGCCCTCACCTCTGCCAGATGCCCTTACCTCACCCAGATGCCCTTACCTCTGCCAGATGCCCTTACCTCAGCCAGATGCCCTTACCTCACCCAGATGCCCTTACCTCACCCAGATGCCCTTATCTCACCCAGATGCCCTTACCTCACCCAGATGCCCTTACCTCACCCAGATGCCCTTACCTCTGCCAGATGCCCTTACCTCACCCAGATGCCCTTACCTCACCCAGATGCCCTTACCTCTGCCAGATGCCCTTACCTCAGCCAGATGCCCTTACCTCACCCAGATGCCCTTACCTCACCCAGATGCCCTTATCTCACCCAGATGCCCTTACCTCACCCAGATGCCCTTACCTCACCCAGATGCCCTTATCTCACCCAGATGCCCTTACCTCACCCAGATGCCCTTACCTCACCCAGATGCCCTTACCTCTGCCAGATGCCCTTACCTCTGCCAGATGCCCTTACCTCTGCCAGATGCCCTTACCTCACCCAGATGCCCTTACCTCACCCAGATGCCCTTAACTCTGCCAGATGCCCTTAACTCTGCCAGATGCCCTTACCTCACCCAGATGCCCTTACCTCACCCAGATGCCCTTACCTCTGCCAGATGCCCTTACCTCTGCCAGATGCCCTTACCTCACCCAGATGCCCTTACCTCACCCAGATGCCCTTACCTCACCCAGATGCCCTTACCTCACCCAGATGCCCTTACCTCACCCAGATGCCCTTACCTCACCCAGATGCCCTTACCTCACCCAGATGCCCTTACCTCACCCAGATGCCCTTACATCTGCCAGATTCCCTTACCTCACCCAGATGCCCTTACCTCTGCCATATGCCCTTACCTCTGCCATATGCCCTTACCTCTGCCAGAAGCCCTTACCTCTGCCATATGCCCTTACCTCACCCAGATGCCCTTACCTCTGCCATATGCCCTTACCTCACCCAGATGCCCTACCTCACCCAGATGCCCTTAA